ATGTTGGAGCAGGCGGTATGCCCGCCCGGGCCAAGCGGCAGCGGTGCGACGTCGAAATCCAGGCCGTCGGCTAGGTCGAAGGTCTGGTAGCGCCAGTGCCCGCCCAGCGCGATCGCGGCCCTGTTCACGGAGAAGAGGTCGGCGTTGGACATCGACTGCTGCTCCGACGCGCTGGGCGAGACCTTGTGTTTGTTGATCAGGTCGGCGTAGAACTGCACCGCCTGGACGAACGCCTCGTCGTCGAAGTTGAGATGGGTCGGATTGGTCCGCGGGGATGACCACCGCACGCCGTTGTTCATCGCGAACAGGCCCGCCGAGTAGAAGGACACCCAGGCGTTGACGAATCCCCACTGCGTGACTCGTCCCGACGCCTCCCGCTTGGTGAGAGCCCTTGCGGCATCGAGGAATTCGGCGAAACTCCAGCTCTGCTGCCAGGTGCCCGGCGGCGGACGCACCCCGGCGGCCTCGAACATGGCCTTGTTGTAGAACAGGTAGTTTCCCGACCACTGCTCCGGGAACGAGTACTGCCCGCCTTCCGGACCGGCCGGGTAGGTGAACGTCCGGTACAGCGCGTCGATGCTGTCCGCGTGGAGTTGCGCGGCAAAGTCCTGGTCGCGCGCCAGCAGCGAGTTGAGGTCCAACAGCACACCGCGGTCGGCGAGTTCGGCGTAGGTGAGTTCCCACGTCATCAGCACGTCCGGACACTTGCCGCCCGCACAGAACGTCGACAGTTGCTGCATCACGCCGGGTCCCGACAGCAGCGCGCGGACCTTGATGTCGGGGTGCCGGCGCTGAAATTCGTTGACCACCCGCATCCGCGGCCGGATCTCGTCG
This genomic stretch from Mycobacterium paragordonae harbors:
- a CDS encoding ABC transporter substrate-binding protein; this translates as MIDKPFGRRSLLRGAGAFALTPWAAACAADDDALTFFFAANPDEIRPRMRVVNEFQRRHPDIKVRALLSGPGVMQQLSTFCAGGKCPDVLMTWELTYAELADRGVLLDLNSLLARDQDFAAQLHADSIDALYRTFTYPAGPEGGQYSFPEQWSGNYLFYNKAMFEAAGVRPPPGTWQQSWSFAEFLDAARALTKREASGRVTQWGFVNAWVSFYSAGLFAMNNGVRWSSPRTNPTHLNFDDEAFVQAVQFYADLINKHKVSPSASEQQSMSNADLFSVNRAAIALGGHWRYQTFDLADGLDFDVAPLPLGPGGHTACSNIGVTGLGIAATSKRKEQAWEFVKFACGPIGQALIGESRLFVPVLRSAINSPGFADAHRRIGNLAVLTDGPVVSEGLPITPAWEKVVALMDRNFGPVLRGARPATALAGLSHSVDEVLRNP